gtgtagcccttggactgaatccaaacttcacagaacaaatccttgccctctaggtcctcaagtgcggccctttgactgaatcctaaaggttttgttctgcgaagtttggattcggtccaagggccacacttgaggacctagagggccacaaatGGTCTCAAAGCCGCAGGTTTCCCCACCTCTGCTTTAGACTATGGAGCTAAGAGCAAGGGGCGGGGAGTCATAGAGATTCAGATTTAGGCTCCTCCCCCCAACTTCCTAATAACTCAAAAATTTCCAACACTGTGAGGTAGTGAGTTCTTCATCACTGGAaaccttcaagcagaggctgaatgatccCTTGTTGGGAATATTGTGGAGGATGCTGAGGTTGGAATCAGTGGCCTCCGACATTCTAGGATGTTTCCTCTTGTGATTCTACCACTTCATTTAGCTCGATATGACTCTTGGGAGAAAGCCAAGTAGATATTACTGTTACACGGTGTAGGATCATATGATTCATAGCTGCAAGGGTTCTTAGACATCATTTACAAACACTCATTTTACTAAGGCCATGCTAATTACCAAGCACATCTTGTGATGTGCCAGGAATGTGCTAAGAGGAAAGGGAGTACCTGAGTAatttgaggtgggattcaaagtAGGTTCTCTGCCTCTAAATCCAGTCTGATTTCCATGCCTCTGATTCCATGTCTCTGTCATCTCTGGCACAACAGGAACAGAACCAACAGGATGGTCTGCCTCCCCAGCTTCCCACACCCTTCTGAGGGCATCAGGAAGTACGTGGACGTGATTACCTTCGTTTTCATGTACATCCTGCCCCTGGTGGCGATTTTGATCAGTTACTCACTGATGGCCAAGAAGCTATGGCTGCGGAATTCCATCCAAGATACGGCATCAGAGCAAACCATCAACCAccaagagaagaagaagatgacCCTGAAGATGCTGATCATGGTGGTAGTAATCTTTTCCATCTGCTGGCTCCCCCTCCATTTCTATGAAGTGCTCCTGTCCTGCAAGGTCATCTATACCCATGAGGCTATCTATTATGCTTTCCACTGGTTTGCCATGAGTAGTTCTTGCTACAACCCCTTTATCTACTATTGGCTCAACAAAAGTTTCCGTGATGAGCTCAAGTTGGTTCTGCGTTCTTGGTGGCGGAGGGTGCTAAACCGTAACCGTGAGCATCCCACCATCTCGTCCACTTTTAGACGTACCTGGAGGGAATCTTACCCTTTCTGGGATGCCAGTTTGGGGATACCCAAGGCCAATGAGGATCCCCCTCCAGGGGACCAGATTGACCTATCTGGTGTCCGCCCCACCGTAGCAACGCCTTAAGCCGATGGGGCTCTGATGGCCAAGCTAACCAGCCAGAATACTCCAGAGGTTGGGGCCAAAGTATACCTACTCTTGGCTTGGAACACATAGCTTAGGCCATCCTGGGGTGCGAGGGGCATATTCGTGCTATtatttctgcctctctccctcttccatggTTCTTAACCTTTCCCGATTTCatggttcttttctttccttctccttgtgAGTCATTGGAATGTTTCCAGGCCCGTTGGGATAGGTTCTCTTGCCCTTCACTCAAAGGGATGGATCACCTTGTCTTCTGATGTCTTTTTCTCATAGTTGCCATTGTTAGCTTATCCAGGCTTCAGTCTGCCCACCAGTGTCCTGGACCTTGTAGCCCATAGTTCCACGGGTGCTTGAAGATTCTCCTTGATGGCTGTCTGACAAACAAAACCTTGTAAGATGAAAAAATACTCCCAGAGAAATTCCAGAAGACTTGTTtctgaaatgtttaataaatgcttgttgatgtatTTGTGAAGTTTCTGGAATGATTACTGACTCTGGAACTAGagaagttgggttcaaatccagtctctgatacc
This genomic stretch from Trichosurus vulpecula isolate mTriVul1 unplaced genomic scaffold, mTriVul1.pri scaffold_94_arrow_ctg1, whole genome shotgun sequence harbors:
- the LOC118833394 gene encoding probable G-protein coupled receptor 83, translated to NRTNRMVCLPSFPHPSEGIRKYVDVITFVFMYILPLVAILISYSLMAKKLWLRNSIQDTASEQTINHQEKKKMTLKMLIMVVVIFSICWLPLHFYEVLLSCKVIYTHEAIYYAFHWFAMSSSCYNPFIYYWLNKSFRDELKLVLRSWWRRVLNRNREHPTISSTFRRTWRESYPFWDASLGIPKANEDPPPGDQIDLSGVRPTVATP